The Sphingomonas sp. LY54 genome includes a region encoding these proteins:
- a CDS encoding TetR/AcrR family transcriptional regulator — protein sequence MVANGGTSDRKASAAERRLDKLEQVFRREGFRHLSVSDMAAKLQCSKRSLYELATSKQALIELVLKRRFAKIRQAGWDAAGLHSSPTDRTWAFLEVGTNALVEMGDKLLGDIERDPAASQIFSEHQRRRADGIRAMIEEGVREGYFTGYHPHLVAEVIMISFRRMRDPAFLQEVGISLADAWDELTRLIQNGLFPRNGEAAGSSQAKQ from the coding sequence ATGGTAGCGAACGGCGGGACATCCGACCGCAAGGCGTCGGCAGCCGAACGGCGGCTCGACAAGCTGGAGCAAGTCTTTCGTCGCGAAGGCTTTCGCCATCTGAGCGTGTCGGACATGGCCGCCAAGCTGCAATGTTCCAAACGGTCCCTGTACGAGCTTGCGACCAGCAAGCAAGCGCTGATCGAACTGGTACTGAAGCGGCGATTTGCAAAGATCCGCCAGGCAGGTTGGGATGCCGCCGGGCTCCATTCTTCCCCCACCGACCGGACCTGGGCCTTTCTCGAGGTCGGCACCAACGCGCTGGTCGAGATGGGCGACAAGCTGCTCGGGGACATCGAGCGCGATCCAGCCGCCTCGCAGATCTTCAGCGAGCACCAGCGCCGTCGCGCCGACGGCATTCGCGCGATGATCGAGGAAGGCGTGCGCGAGGGCTATTTCACCGGCTACCATCCCCATCTCGTCGCCGAGGTCATCATGATCTCGTTCCGTCGGATGCGGGACCCGGCCTTCCTGCAGGAGGTCGGCATCTCGCTCGCCGACGCTTGGGACGAACTCACCCGCTTGATCCAGAACGGACTGTTCCCACGCAACGGAGAGGCTGCGGGTTCGTCGCAAGCCAAGCAATGA
- a CDS encoding TonB-dependent receptor, producing the protein MKRIVKLCLGAAIVLPVPALAQVEAVAEADAAAAQPAEGDGDIVVTGSRLREESVQETPIAVAVLSSAQIESLNASNLIALSGNVPSLTVSTLGTAPANPVISLRGFLTQAADISIEPGVPVYIDGVYQPIISGSMSDLFDVERIEVLRGPQGTTLGKNASAGAVLVTRSRPTGDFSGRVNVEYGSHNLFQAQGLVNFPIAEGVLAGKVYANFRRRDDWVENLAVPGGDMGGEKRGSVRGALLFTPNDDFSYYLTADYIWDRSSQMGGRPVPLPRDRICAVYGVCTQDFNYGTTRSGNTIKPTVDDINVTGVGDWTVGPVKISSITGYRNFDEFNANDFDKTPFPALELYRADTTLEMISQEVRITSEHMGGLDMDGRLAWLVAGYYNHSDAYQNNGQNVFGTQLMVAQRSVRDTFALFGRVDFDLTDKLTISGGVRHSWDKTVHYFAPAQVGTTPPDPINRESGRWENTSFEAGAQYKIDKTKMVYLRYAEGYRGGGFLGTPASVAAARSYNPETSRSYEAGLKSEWLDRTLQFNLTLFRTEFTDLQKQVGRTGAGGTLVQVIDNAADAITQGAEIEAVLRPTDGFNISVTGSYLDAYYKSYVSRDAAGNPVDLSGLPFQFAPKYVVGIAPTYEWLLPEAFLGFEKARIGARLKFSDEYEISSAVPPSPVGHQPSFETIDLTADLFSRKGLSFGLYANNLLDQRFLIYGNEPSNLIGFQVDDIGRVFGAKLGFRF; encoded by the coding sequence ATGAAACGGATTGTGAAGCTTTGCCTCGGTGCGGCGATCGTGCTGCCGGTTCCGGCGCTGGCCCAGGTTGAGGCTGTTGCCGAAGCCGACGCGGCCGCAGCCCAGCCGGCCGAAGGGGACGGCGATATCGTCGTCACCGGTTCGCGCCTCCGCGAGGAGTCGGTCCAGGAGACGCCTATCGCGGTCGCCGTCCTGTCCAGCGCCCAGATCGAGTCGCTCAACGCCTCGAACCTGATCGCGCTCAGCGGCAACGTTCCCAGCCTCACCGTTTCGACCCTCGGCACGGCCCCCGCCAACCCGGTGATCAGCCTGCGCGGCTTCCTAACCCAAGCGGCCGACATTTCGATCGAGCCCGGCGTGCCCGTCTATATCGACGGCGTCTACCAGCCGATCATCTCCGGATCGATGTCCGACCTGTTCGACGTCGAGCGGATCGAGGTGCTGCGCGGACCGCAGGGCACCACCCTCGGCAAGAACGCGTCGGCCGGCGCGGTACTGGTCACGCGTTCGCGCCCGACCGGCGATTTCAGCGGCCGGGTTAACGTCGAATATGGCAGCCACAACCTCTTCCAGGCGCAGGGTCTGGTCAATTTCCCGATCGCCGAGGGCGTACTGGCGGGCAAGGTCTACGCGAACTTCCGCCGTCGCGACGATTGGGTCGAGAACCTCGCCGTGCCCGGCGGCGACATGGGCGGCGAAAAGCGCGGCTCCGTTCGCGGCGCGCTCCTGTTCACGCCCAACGACGATTTCTCTTATTATCTGACCGCCGATTACATCTGGGACCGTTCGTCGCAGATGGGCGGCCGGCCCGTACCGTTGCCGCGCGACCGCATCTGCGCGGTCTATGGCGTTTGTACGCAGGACTTCAATTACGGGACGACGCGGTCGGGCAATACGATCAAGCCCACGGTCGACGACATCAACGTCACCGGCGTCGGCGATTGGACGGTCGGCCCGGTCAAGATCTCCAGCATCACCGGCTATCGCAATTTCGACGAGTTCAACGCGAACGACTTCGACAAGACGCCCTTCCCGGCGCTCGAGCTCTACCGCGCCGACACCACGCTCGAGATGATCTCGCAGGAAGTGCGCATCACCTCCGAGCATATGGGCGGGCTCGACATGGACGGCCGGCTCGCCTGGCTGGTCGCGGGCTATTACAACCATAGCGACGCCTATCAGAATAACGGCCAAAACGTGTTCGGCACGCAGCTCATGGTCGCGCAGCGCTCGGTCCGCGACACGTTCGCCTTGTTCGGCCGCGTCGATTTCGACCTCACCGACAAGCTGACCATTTCCGGCGGCGTCCGCCACAGCTGGGACAAGACGGTCCACTATTTCGCGCCGGCGCAGGTCGGAACGACCCCGCCCGACCCCATCAACCGCGAGTCCGGGCGCTGGGAGAACACCTCGTTCGAGGCGGGCGCCCAGTACAAGATCGACAAGACCAAGATGGTCTACCTGCGCTATGCCGAGGGCTATCGCGGCGGCGGCTTCCTCGGCACGCCGGCATCGGTGGCGGCGGCGCGCTCCTACAATCCCGAAACTTCGCGCTCCTACGAAGCGGGTTTGAAGAGCGAGTGGCTCGATCGCACGCTGCAGTTCAACCTGACGTTGTTCCGCACCGAATTCACCGACCTGCAGAAGCAAGTCGGGCGGACGGGCGCCGGCGGCACGCTGGTGCAGGTGATTGACAATGCCGCGGACGCGATCACCCAGGGCGCCGAGATCGAGGCGGTCCTGCGCCCCACCGACGGCTTCAATATCTCGGTCACGGGGTCTTATCTCGACGCCTACTACAAGAGCTATGTCAGCCGCGACGCCGCCGGCAATCCGGTCGATCTGTCCGGCCTGCCGTTTCAGTTCGCGCCCAAATATGTCGTCGGCATCGCGCCGACCTACGAATGGCTCCTGCCCGAAGCTTTCCTCGGCTTCGAGAAGGCGCGGATCGGCGCGCGGCTCAAGTTCAGCGACGAATATGAGATCTCGTCGGCGGTGCCGCCGAGCCCCGTCGGCCACCAGCCCTCGTTCGAAACGATCGATCTTACCGCGGACCTGTTCAGCAGGAAGGGTTTGAGCTTCGGTCTCTACGCCAACAACCTGCTCGACCAGCGCTTCCTGATCTACGGCAACGAGCCGTCCAACCTCATCGGGTTCCAGGTCGACGATATCGGCCGGGTGTTCGGTGCGAAGCTAGGCTTCAGGTTCTGA
- a CDS encoding SDR family NAD(P)-dependent oxidoreductase, with protein sequence MTNELSGRAAIVTGGASGIGAATARLLAARGAAVLVVDRDAAAADALCRDIADAGGRTQQYLADLTDTGAANGAVAAALDAFGRLDILINNAGIGARGPSHELGDTEWRRVLALNLDSVFYMARAALRPMLAQEGGAIVNIASIFGHVGIAERAAYSASKAGVVNLTRALALEYGRRGIRVNAVCPGVIRTPLIAHNEPRQLAALADLHPLGRLGEAGEVAQAIAFLASDAASFVTGSSLMVDGGYTAA encoded by the coding sequence ATGACGAATGAGCTTAGCGGCCGCGCCGCGATCGTAACCGGGGGCGCGTCGGGGATCGGTGCTGCGACCGCCCGGCTGCTGGCGGCACGGGGCGCGGCGGTGCTGGTCGTCGATCGCGACGCCGCGGCCGCAGACGCGCTCTGCCGCGATATTGCCGATGCGGGCGGCCGGACGCAGCAGTACCTTGCCGACCTCACCGATACCGGCGCCGCCAATGGCGCAGTCGCAGCGGCGCTCGATGCCTTCGGCCGCCTCGATATCCTCATCAACAATGCCGGCATCGGGGCGCGCGGCCCCAGCCACGAACTGGGCGACACGGAATGGCGGCGCGTGCTCGCGCTCAATCTCGACAGCGTCTTCTACATGGCCCGGGCGGCGCTGCGGCCGATGCTCGCACAGGAGGGCGGGGCGATCGTCAACATCGCTTCGATCTTCGGCCATGTCGGCATCGCCGAACGCGCGGCCTACAGCGCGTCCAAGGCGGGCGTGGTCAATCTCACGCGCGCGCTCGCGCTCGAATATGGCCGCCGAGGGATCCGGGTGAATGCGGTGTGTCCGGGGGTGATCCGCACGCCGCTTATCGCCCATAACGAGCCGCGGCAGTTGGCGGCGCTGGCCGATCTCCACCCGCTCGGCCGCCTGGGCGAGGCCGGGGAGGTGGCGCAGGCCATCGCCTTCCTTGCCAGCGACGCCGCGAGCTTCGTCACCGGGTCCAGCCTGATGGTCGACGGCGGCTACACCGCCGCCTGA
- a CDS encoding MFS transporter has protein sequence MSQAGAVPNMSRSYRATILFLLMLYSLFSWADRSVLSTIGQAIKVDLKLSDVELGFLHGFAFSILYVTLSLPAARLSERYNRVNIIAASIAVWSLFTSLSGFARTFGQLLLCRIGVGVGEACGNPPAYSLITDYFGPGRRATALSIYQIGLPLGIMFGAIAGGFLTQYYGWRVAFLVLGVPGLVLALVLKLVIREVPRGHSDALAGRVAKSEVSPSTWETAKRVFAIPTARHMIAGVTLFTFVNYGAGAFTAPFLIRAYGLNYAEVGLIIGFAIGAANAVGTFAGGFLSDYFGKSDARAYAFVPLVGLVIATPLMVASFLQADWRIAVALLTVGGVIQFVYFSPTYAAIYNMVDARMRATTTALISLVASLAALVIGTVAAGALIDTLSGYYFGLSQAGSFSALCPGGVAAQGASAVLEAGCRNAIDQATRTGLAFCTLGLLWAAVHFLLASRTIRADFERAREGSMVPVPLTPAGEAA, from the coding sequence ATGTCGCAAGCCGGCGCAGTGCCCAATATGAGCCGCAGCTATCGTGCCACGATCCTCTTCCTGCTGATGCTCTACAGTCTGTTCAGCTGGGCGGATCGGTCGGTCCTCTCGACGATCGGCCAGGCGATCAAGGTGGACCTGAAGCTGAGCGACGTCGAGCTCGGTTTCCTCCACGGCTTCGCGTTCAGCATCCTCTATGTCACGCTGTCGCTGCCGGCCGCGCGACTCTCGGAACGCTACAACCGCGTCAACATCATCGCCGCCAGCATCGCCGTCTGGTCGCTGTTCACCTCGCTCTCGGGCTTCGCGCGCACCTTCGGTCAATTGCTGCTGTGCCGGATCGGCGTCGGCGTCGGCGAGGCCTGCGGCAACCCGCCCGCTTATTCGCTGATCACCGATTATTTCGGCCCGGGCCGCCGGGCCACGGCTCTGTCCATCTACCAGATCGGCCTCCCGCTCGGCATCATGTTCGGAGCGATCGCGGGCGGCTTCCTCACCCAATATTATGGCTGGCGCGTTGCCTTCCTGGTGCTGGGCGTGCCCGGTCTTGTCCTCGCGCTCGTGCTCAAGCTGGTCATTCGGGAAGTGCCGCGCGGCCATTCGGATGCGCTTGCCGGTCGGGTCGCCAAGTCCGAAGTCTCCCCGTCGACCTGGGAAACGGCGAAGCGGGTGTTCGCCATCCCTACCGCGCGGCACATGATCGCGGGCGTGACTCTGTTCACCTTCGTCAATTACGGCGCCGGCGCGTTCACTGCGCCCTTCCTGATCCGCGCCTACGGGCTCAATTATGCCGAGGTCGGCCTGATCATCGGCTTCGCGATCGGCGCGGCGAACGCGGTCGGCACCTTCGCCGGCGGCTTCCTGTCCGATTATTTCGGCAAGAGCGACGCGCGCGCTTACGCCTTCGTGCCGCTGGTTGGCCTGGTGATCGCCACGCCCCTGATGGTCGCATCTTTCCTTCAGGCGGACTGGCGCATCGCGGTCGCGCTCCTGACCGTCGGCGGCGTCATCCAGTTCGTCTATTTCAGCCCGACCTATGCCGCGATCTACAACATGGTCGACGCGCGGATGCGGGCGACGACGACGGCCCTGATCTCGCTGGTCGCGAGCCTCGCCGCACTCGTCATCGGCACGGTCGCGGCGGGCGCGCTGATCGACACGCTGTCGGGCTATTATTTCGGGCTGAGCCAGGCCGGCAGCTTCTCGGCTCTGTGCCCCGGCGGGGTCGCCGCGCAGGGCGCTTCGGCGGTGCTCGAGGCGGGATGCCGGAACGCGATCGATCAGGCGACCCGCACCGGCCTCGCCTTCTGCACGCTCGGCCTGTTGTGGGCTGCCGTCCACTTCCTGCTCGCGTCGCGCACCATCAGAGCCGATTTCGAGCGCGCCCGCGAAGGCTCCATGGTCCCGGTTCCGCTGACCCCGGCCGGCGAAGCGGCCTGA
- a CDS encoding NADP-dependent oxidoreductase yields the protein MAAINRQLVLRARRDGVPHADDFAVQEAPVPEPGEGQFVVRNLYASLDPALRQRLTLTDSYVPRIELGEVLTATTVGVVVASRDADYPAGQHVVGHHGIADYWLTRAGPVTRAVDPAAVDSLSHYLSVCGPTGLTAYFGITRIACPRPGETVLVSAAAGAVGSVAGQIAKLAGCRVIGIAGGPEKVRRLAEDYGFDAGIDYRGQDLAGLTAAIRSAAPEGVDAVFENVGGIQLDAAIDCVNERGRIAVCGLISQYNATEPPPPLTNLFKLVARSICMEGFIVRNYSAQYGAAAACLAQWARDGKIRFREDIHDGLEAGPEAFLSLFSGANQGKVMLRLDPAA from the coding sequence ATGGCCGCGATCAACCGCCAGCTCGTGCTGCGCGCCCGGCGCGATGGCGTGCCGCACGCCGATGACTTCGCCGTGCAGGAGGCGCCGGTCCCCGAGCCGGGCGAGGGGCAGTTCGTCGTGCGCAACCTCTATGCCTCGCTCGATCCGGCGCTGCGCCAGCGACTGACGCTGACCGACAGCTATGTGCCGCGGATCGAGCTGGGCGAGGTGCTGACTGCGACGACCGTGGGTGTCGTCGTCGCCTCGCGCGATGCCGATTATCCGGCCGGCCAGCACGTGGTCGGCCATCACGGCATCGCCGATTACTGGCTGACCCGGGCCGGCCCGGTGACTCGGGCGGTCGATCCGGCCGCGGTGGACTCGCTCAGCCATTACCTCAGCGTGTGCGGCCCGACCGGGCTGACCGCCTATTTCGGCATCACCCGCATCGCCTGCCCCCGCCCCGGCGAAACCGTCCTCGTCTCGGCCGCGGCCGGCGCGGTCGGATCGGTTGCGGGGCAGATCGCCAAATTGGCAGGCTGCCGCGTCATCGGCATCGCCGGTGGCCCTGAGAAGGTCCGGCGCCTGGCCGAGGATTACGGCTTCGATGCCGGCATCGATTATCGCGGCCAGGATCTCGCCGGTCTGACCGCCGCGATCCGTTCCGCCGCGCCGGAGGGCGTAGACGCCGTGTTCGAGAATGTCGGCGGCATCCAGCTCGATGCCGCGATCGACTGCGTCAACGAGCGCGGCCGCATCGCCGTCTGCGGCCTGATCAGCCAGTATAACGCGACCGAGCCGCCGCCGCCTTTGACCAACCTGTTCAAACTGGTCGCGCGCTCGATCTGCATGGAAGGGTTCATCGTTCGCAACTACAGTGCCCAATATGGCGCAGCCGCGGCGTGCCTGGCGCAATGGGCTCGCGACGGCAAGATCCGCTTCCGCGAAGATATTCACGACGGGCTCGAGGCGGGCCCGGAGGCATTCCTGTCGCTCTTCTCGGGCGCGAACCAGGGCAAGGTGATGCTGCGGCTCGATCCCGCGGCATGA
- a CDS encoding acyl-CoA dehydrogenase gives MTNDGRDIAARVEAFVRDRVFAYERDPRLGGHGPSDELVAELRALARAAGVLTPHVLADGSHLPLRAMARVFRAAGLSPLGPVALNVMAPDEGNMHLLSRVATDAQKAQFLAPLLEGRTRSAFLMTEPAADGGAGSDPSMLQTVARRDGDGWVIDGRKAFITGIVGASTGIVMARTGEPGRVAATMFLVELPDPAVRVERVLDTIDSSMPGGHSIVAIEGLRVGDNAILGEVDEGFRYAQVRLAPARLTHCMRWLGGCDRAQEIASAYAVRRHAFGKPLIDHEGVGFMLAENMIELKQAELMIDWCAGLLDGGAPGTVESSMAKVAVSEGLFRIADRCVQVLGGTGVSGDTIVEQIFREVRAFRIYDGPTEVHKWSLAKRIKRQAAE, from the coding sequence ATGACAAACGACGGCAGGGACATCGCCGCCCGGGTCGAGGCATTCGTGCGCGACCGGGTCTTCGCTTATGAGCGCGACCCGCGTCTCGGCGGCCACGGCCCCAGCGACGAGCTGGTCGCCGAGCTTCGCGCGCTGGCGCGCGCCGCAGGCGTGCTGACGCCGCACGTGCTCGCCGACGGGAGCCACCTGCCGCTGCGGGCCATGGCGCGGGTTTTCCGCGCCGCTGGCCTGTCGCCGCTCGGTCCGGTCGCGCTCAACGTCATGGCGCCCGACGAGGGCAATATGCACCTGCTCAGCCGCGTGGCCACCGACGCGCAGAAGGCGCAGTTCCTGGCGCCGCTGCTTGAAGGGCGGACGCGTTCGGCCTTCCTGATGACCGAACCCGCGGCGGACGGCGGCGCCGGCTCCGATCCGTCGATGCTGCAGACGGTGGCCCGGCGCGACGGCGACGGCTGGGTGATCGACGGCCGCAAGGCCTTCATCACCGGCATAGTGGGCGCATCAACCGGCATCGTCATGGCGCGCACCGGCGAACCGGGGCGCGTCGCCGCGACGATGTTCCTGGTCGAATTGCCCGATCCGGCGGTTCGCGTCGAGCGCGTGCTCGACACGATCGACAGCTCGATGCCCGGCGGCCATTCGATCGTCGCGATCGAGGGGCTGCGCGTCGGCGACAACGCCATCTTGGGCGAGGTCGACGAGGGTTTCCGCTATGCTCAGGTCCGGCTCGCGCCCGCGCGCCTCACCCATTGCATGCGCTGGCTCGGCGGCTGCGACCGCGCACAGGAGATCGCCAGCGCCTACGCGGTGCGTCGCCACGCGTTCGGCAAGCCGCTGATCGACCACGAGGGCGTCGGCTTCATGCTGGCCGAGAATATGATCGAGCTGAAGCAGGCCGAATTGATGATTGACTGGTGTGCCGGCCTACTCGACGGGGGCGCGCCGGGCACGGTCGAATCGTCGATGGCCAAGGTCGCAGTCAGCGAAGGGCTGTTCCGGATCGCCGACCGCTGCGTACAGGTCCTGGGCGGGACCGGCGTTTCGGGCGACACGATCGTCGAGCAGATTTTCCGCGAGGTGCGCGCCTTCCGCATCTATGACGGCCCCACCGAGGTCCACAAATGGAGCCTCGCCAAGCGGATCAAGCGGCAGGCCGCGGAGTGA
- a CDS encoding SDR family NAD(P)-dependent oxidoreductase has translation MSLEGKRALVTGASSGLGAHFARVLAEAGAEVVLAARNVARLEALAATIGPAASQVALDVRDPASVADAIAQAGPIDVLVNNAGVTTTAPALDQSEDDWASVVGTNLEGGYRVAVAAARAMREGGRGGSIVNIASILGLRQGGQVTPYAVSKAGVIQMTKQLALELARYDIRVNAIAPGYIETDLNRDFFASPAGEALVKRIPQRRLGQLADLDAPLLLLASSASAFMTGSVIVVDGGHMVSSL, from the coding sequence CTGTCGCTCGAAGGCAAGCGTGCCTTGGTCACCGGCGCATCGTCCGGCCTCGGCGCGCATTTTGCGAGGGTCCTGGCCGAGGCGGGGGCCGAAGTCGTGCTGGCAGCGCGCAACGTCGCCAGGCTCGAAGCGCTCGCCGCGACTATCGGGCCGGCCGCCAGCCAAGTCGCGCTCGACGTCCGCGATCCGGCCTCGGTCGCGGACGCCATCGCGCAAGCCGGGCCGATCGACGTGCTGGTCAACAATGCCGGCGTCACCACGACCGCCCCCGCGCTCGACCAGAGCGAGGATGACTGGGCGAGCGTGGTCGGCACCAATCTGGAAGGCGGCTATCGCGTTGCGGTCGCCGCCGCGCGGGCGATGCGCGAAGGCGGTCGCGGCGGATCGATCGTCAACATCGCCTCGATCCTGGGGCTCCGGCAGGGCGGGCAGGTCACGCCCTACGCCGTGTCCAAGGCGGGCGTCATCCAGATGACCAAGCAGCTCGCGCTCGAGCTGGCGCGCTACGACATCCGGGTGAATGCGATCGCGCCGGGCTATATCGAGACCGACCTCAACCGCGATTTTTTCGCCAGTCCGGCCGGGGAGGCGCTGGTAAAGCGTATTCCGCAGCGCCGGCTCGGTCAGCTCGCCGACCTCGACGCGCCCTTGCTCCTACTCGCGTCGTCGGCCTCTGCCTTCATGACCGGCAGCGTGATCGTCGTCGACGGCGGCCACATGGTGAGCTCGCTCTAG
- a CDS encoding TauD/TfdA family dioxygenase, whose product MMQSTFTVAPLAHIGVEIVGLDSARIGGADEDRLRALWIEHGVLLFRRVGTDAATHVRLSRIFGALQEHVIESLRVADNPDLIVLGGEGDKKGPPMRVDGELRAGFLFLHQDGAYTPSISQGGMLRMIQPPAHGGDTLWTDTQAAYAALPANLKAFCDSHATVQVWRDFPERLWGWPEIHLDAVSTDDPMPVVDHQPFPPVLQPMAIEHPVSGAKALLLSPLGYDGVWGMDRTEGDRIYEEVVRHAVEPRFCYRHHWAVNDLVLWDNRRTMHAAFGFPYAETRVVQRTTLAGDQPTGRLLTP is encoded by the coding sequence ATGATGCAGAGCACTTTCACGGTCGCACCGTTGGCCCATATCGGCGTCGAGATCGTCGGACTCGATTCCGCACGGATTGGCGGGGCGGACGAGGACAGGCTGCGCGCGCTCTGGATTGAGCATGGCGTGCTGTTGTTCCGGCGCGTCGGCACCGACGCCGCGACCCACGTCCGCCTGTCGCGCATCTTCGGCGCATTGCAGGAGCATGTGATCGAGTCGCTGCGCGTCGCCGACAATCCGGACCTGATCGTGCTCGGCGGCGAGGGCGACAAGAAGGGTCCGCCGATGCGCGTCGACGGCGAATTGCGCGCCGGCTTCCTCTTCCTGCACCAGGACGGCGCCTATACGCCGTCCATCTCGCAGGGCGGAATGCTGCGGATGATCCAGCCGCCCGCCCATGGCGGCGACACATTGTGGACCGATACGCAGGCGGCCTATGCGGCCCTGCCCGCCAACCTGAAGGCGTTCTGCGATAGCCATGCGACGGTCCAGGTCTGGCGCGACTTTCCCGAGCGGCTTTGGGGCTGGCCCGAGATCCACCTGGACGCCGTAAGCACGGACGACCCGATGCCGGTCGTCGATCACCAGCCCTTTCCACCGGTCCTCCAGCCGATGGCGATCGAGCATCCGGTGTCGGGCGCCAAGGCGCTGCTCCTCAGCCCGCTCGGCTATGACGGGGTCTGGGGCATGGACCGGACCGAGGGCGATCGAATCTATGAGGAAGTGGTGCGCCACGCGGTCGAGCCACGTTTCTGCTACCGGCACCATTGGGCGGTGAACGACCTCGTGCTGTGGGACAATCGCCGCACCATGCATGCGGCGTTCGGCTTTCCCTATGCCGAGACGCGGGTCGTGCAGCGGACCACTTTGGCGGGCGATCAGCCGACCGGCCGCCTGCTCACGCCGTAG
- a CDS encoding phosphotransferase, translating into MLRDEVEVTLGSDPNSGTTAVRAAHAFDERALAAWMACNVDGFGGPMRVEQFKGGQSNPTYKLVTPGRSYVLRRKPPGTLLKGAHAIEREARVLQALAKADFPVARVHALCTDEDVIGTWFYVMDMVEGRIFWDATFSAVPRDERAAYFDAMNATIAALHAIEPQAVGLGDYGRPGNYFARQVARWSKQYLEDEEAGRDPAMDRLVEWLPTHLPVGDEVAIVHGDFRCDNMIFHPIEPKVLAVLDWELSTLGHPLADFTYHSMMYHMPPDIVAGLFGADLAELGLPSEEDYVRAYCARTGRSEVPRPLYLFCIVFNLFRLAAIFHGIKGRVARGTAASAHAKERAAHFPRLAALAWERAGWIGC; encoded by the coding sequence ATGTTGCGGGACGAGGTCGAGGTGACCCTGGGTAGCGATCCCAATAGTGGTACCACGGCGGTGCGGGCTGCGCATGCATTTGACGAGCGTGCGCTGGCCGCGTGGATGGCATGCAACGTCGATGGCTTTGGCGGGCCGATGCGGGTCGAACAGTTCAAGGGGGGGCAGTCCAACCCGACCTACAAGCTCGTGACGCCGGGACGGAGCTACGTCCTGCGCCGCAAGCCGCCCGGTACGTTGCTGAAGGGCGCGCACGCGATCGAGCGCGAGGCGCGGGTGTTGCAGGCGCTGGCCAAGGCGGACTTTCCGGTCGCGCGGGTCCATGCCTTGTGCACCGACGAGGATGTGATCGGCACCTGGTTCTATGTCATGGACATGGTCGAGGGCCGCATCTTCTGGGACGCGACCTTCTCCGCCGTGCCGCGGGACGAGCGCGCAGCCTATTTCGACGCGATGAACGCGACGATCGCCGCGCTGCACGCGATCGAGCCGCAAGCGGTCGGGCTCGGTGATTACGGCCGCCCCGGCAATTATTTCGCGCGCCAGGTGGCGCGCTGGTCGAAGCAATATCTGGAGGACGAGGAAGCGGGCCGCGATCCGGCGATGGACCGGCTGGTCGAATGGCTGCCCACGCACCTCCCGGTCGGAGACGAGGTCGCGATCGTCCATGGCGATTTCCGCTGCGACAACATGATCTTCCACCCGATCGAGCCCAAGGTGCTGGCCGTGCTCGACTGGGAATTGTCGACGCTCGGCCATCCGCTCGCCGATTTCACCTATCACAGCATGATGTACCACATGCCGCCGGACATCGTGGCGGGGCTGTTCGGCGCCGACCTGGCCGAACTGGGGCTGCCGTCGGAAGAGGATTATGTACGGGCTTATTGCGCGCGGACCGGTCGCTCCGAGGTTCCCCGACCGCTCTACCTCTTCTGCATCGTCTTCAACCTGTTTCGGCTTGCCGCCATCTTCCACGGCATCAAGGGCAGGGTGGCGCGCGGCACCGCCGCTTCCGCCCATGCGAAAGAACGGGCCGCCCACTTCCCCCGCCTCGCCGCGCTGGCGTGGGAGCGGGCTGGATGGATTGGCTGCTAA
- a CDS encoding DUF6894 family protein produces the protein MPRFYLHVCNGNGFVEDEEGSDLPDASAAREKALAGARDIMAAEIQLGELDLGSFIEVEDENRNYLFTVTFAHAVDLKGQDQTAPSEGLRDRA, from the coding sequence ATGCCCCGGTTCTATCTTCACGTTTGCAATGGTAACGGCTTCGTCGAGGATGAAGAGGGCTCCGACCTTCCGGATGCCTCGGCCGCACGCGAGAAGGCCTTAGCGGGCGCGCGGGACATAATGGCGGCTGAGATCCAGCTAGGTGAGTTGGACCTGGGCTCGTTCATCGAGGTCGAAGACGAGAACCGGAATTACCTCTTCACCGTGACCTTTGCCCATGCCGTCGACTTAAAAGGGCAGGATCAGACTGCGCCTAGTGAAGGCCTGCGCGATCGAGCTTAG